The sequence tattctACTGTACAAACTTTTGAAATGAATAGCCCGCAGTTTATGAACATCATTTTTGATGATAGATCAAAGactattttcaatttatttctactttataatagtatatagaGGTAATTTTACCTTTTCCCAAAATGGATATTGATGTTTTCTTTTATGTCTAAGAAATGAAATAGCCTTACTCTATTTATATCCAAACCTTATAATGAATTCCACTACAATATAGAAATAATATTTGAATAAATCAGAATGGTCAAATTATATGGTCTCGATTTTGAAAAAAACGACTACTTACAGTagatttgtttaataaaaaacagtaattgaaacattttttaataaactgTAACTGAATCATTACAATAAAAGTGTTgaaaaaattatacaataaggtagattaaacataaaatctttcaacatgttgaataaaaaaattggaaacacCAATACCACATGTTATGTTATTATTGTTTGTCCAAAGTCTTAGATTTCTTTTTCACCTTTATTATGTAAAACTATTTTTCTatagtaaaattaatttaattttaaattatatatataaaaatatatcattttatacACTATAGATAGTGATTAATTTACGTactttagatatataaaaataaatgtctttcaatattttttgaaataaatcacAGTagctcttttaataatatataaccatAAGAATAAAGCATAAAGGAAAAcaagtatataaaataaaaatagtgaGATATACTATTgaattttattaagaaaatcgtaataaattataaaatttgaatgtatgTGAGATGGAATAAGGAGGAGATGATGTACCATGTTAAAGGATAAGAACTAAAATACTGAATGTAAAGAGTATTGTGGATAATTTAAGGAATGTTTATTATGGAGCATTGGTCAATAAGAATCTTGTAAATACACATCATCAAAGGCACTTTCATAAACATCATAGACTAGTCATTGTTATCTTTTTATCCCAACGGATGAAGATTGAGACTAATACAATACATCATTTTTTCCACAAAACTGTAGCATTAACCAAACTACAAACTCTAACCTATTCACCAATTTTTCCAAGATATCCAACTATTCATAAAAATACAATGCATAGAATGGCATGGCGAAATCATGTTCCAATTAGTATGATTTTACTAACAGCTGATACTAATTATACAACCAAACTAAAaggttaaacatatataaaatgaatatgaaaaaaaattacaagtgGAGAAAACAAGCTGAGATTGGCACGGTTCATTGATATTATGGTCTTGTTGTTGACATTGGAGAAGGTGAGGTCGGGGTAGTATGGTTCATTTCGTTTTAGTGCACAAATTAATGGTTTTTCTATCCCAGCTTGGATCGCTGCACGACAGTTTGTAGAATTCATCATGAGATTTGGTCAGgttgagagagagaaaaagagagagctTTGAATGTTTATAAATTAACTTGCCAACCTCATTATTTATGATACAAATTGAGGTTTATAATATTAATGCAAATACATAACTTTGAGTTATTAATTAATACATACACAAATGTTATTTATTctaaacatattatttatattttaaacactCACTTGAgttatatgttataatattctGTTTGATGGTATACACATGTGtggttttcaatttattttgttttgtaagtttattttatttgctcaatatttgtttattttttgctCAAAGATAAATTATTATTCATGTTATGTGTTAACTTtcattcttatattttttttttaatctattggtgttttcttttttcatatTGTCGTTTGTAGTGTTAAGTTTGTGAAGCTAGCTTCATTTTAAATAGCATATATTtaactttcattttttaaaatcacatgcatttaatctattaaaatatgtatttatataagataCACCATaccttatatatttaaaagtttatttgacgaaattgacaaataaaaaaataaatacgtTAATGCTAGTAACTTATATTTCTacaatacaaacaaataaatatgtaAGTAGTTTTTGTTCCAAAAGAACAAATTTATAAACAGTATAAACAGGAGCACATCAAATAATGTTTGagctatatttattaaaaaaaaaattataaatcgtTTAAGGACTTTTTTAAAGTGTTacaaaagataaattaaattataaaagtaaaCTCGCGAGTAGCGCCAATATAAATTCTAGTGTATAAAGTATGTTATgtcaaaataaagtaaaataaattcatgttttttttttcactttacaGGCTCCCACTCTCCCGGATCCAGGTCAAGAAAAACAATGAGGCCGCGCGGGAACACGGCTATGGATTAGGAAATTATTTGGGCCTGGATCCGGACCTGGATCCAGTAGTCGAAAACCGGGTTAGAGAGCATTTGCGTCAATCCTAAGCGGCGGAACTCTCTCTCACAACACTCTCTTTAaaaaccctctctctctctctcgaaatCTCCTCAGCTTCAGTTTCATCGATGGTAAGTACCTCCGTCTCTCGCCTTATACTCTTTCTTATCGCTCTCTTCGATATCTCGCGTGATCTGTTGATATATTCCatcgtttttttgttttctcaggCTTTACCGAACCAGCAAACCGTTGATTACCCTAGCTTCAAGCTCGTCATCGTTGGTGATGGAGGCACAGGTACCTTCCTAGCTCAGTTTCATCTAGAGTTTTATGATAAGCAGCTCAATTCAGATTCTCTTAGAGTCAGCTTGATTTTGTTACTTAGCTATATGCTCAGTGATTCGTCAATCAAGATCAGAAACGCCTTCCTTCGATAACTTGATCAATTCACTCGAGATTAGAGCGTGCTACTTGGACATACTTAGAGCTTGATTTTGTTACGTAAACCatgattaatataataaatgagtCCATCAGTGTTCCTGCAGTGGAATGCATCTGGCTGGCTATATTGTTAATCTTGTGATTATTTTGGACAGGGAAAACCACTTTTGTCAAGAGACATCTTACTGGAGAGTTTGAGAAGAAGTATGAACGTAAGCACGGACTTTATGTTCCTCTAGTGTAACCCTTTTATTCACGACTTTACCCATTCTTATTCTTTCTTGCAGCTACTATTGGTGTTGAGGTTCACCCTTTAGATTTCTTCACTAACTGTGGCAAGATCCGCTTTTACTGTTGGGATACTGCTGGACAAGAGAAGTTTGGTGGCTTAAGGGATGGATACTAGTAAGTAGATTTCTTACTTCCTTCCTTCTGATATATATCAATAGTCAAGAATCTTCTAGTGAATTGTGAATGGCAAAATGAGAAGCTAGTATGATATTAGTTGATCTGATTCTCCTGTTGCAATTAGTTTGTTTCCTTGCATTGGCCATGATacaaactttgttttttttttgtgtgtgtggtgTTGCAGCATCCATGGGCAGTGTGCTGTCATCATGTTTGATGTCACAGCACGTCTGACATACAAGAATGTACCAACATGGCACCGTGATCTTTGCAGGTATGAACACACAGAAGCTAAACTTTTATTCTGGCAAATTGCTAAACGTAAATGTGATGTCTTCAATTTTGTGTACGTGCAGGGTCTGTGAAAACATCCCGATTGTACTCTGCGGGAACAAAGTTGATGTGAAGAACAGGCAAGTGAAGGCCAAGCAGGTGACATTCCACAGGAAGAAGAATCTCCAGTATTACGAGATCTCTGCCAAGAGCAACTACAATTTCGAGAAGCCATTCTTGTACCTTGCTAGGAAACTCGCCGGGTAAATTAACAGTTTTGACCCTGAGCTGTACTTTCGTTCGTGGggtataaaactaaaaagatgGATAAAGAGTTGATTTTCTAAATGTTTCAGGGACCCTAACCTTCACTTTGTGGAATCACCTGCCCTTGCTCCCCCAGAAGTACAGATTGACATGGCTGCTCAGCAACAGTAAGCTTTCTAAACCTCACTTTTATCTTATTACCATTGCTGAGTTTTTGATGCTAGGTTTCTTTCTTGTTcactaagaatttttttatataattgtagGCACGAGGCGGAGCTTGCAGCCGCAGCAAGTCAGCCACTCCCTGATGACGATGATGACACGTtcgagtagagagagagagagagacaaactATTGTCATTTcttcttgtttgtttcttttcctttttttttctggtgGAGCTATTTCTATTTGTGTTTGTATTCTTCAGGATATGAAGTTTGAAAATCGACGTTTGCGATGGCACTAGTAATTTCCCGGTTGGAGTCTTTCTAATAGACGTAGTCGATGAGCAAAAGCCAAGCGTTCTTATAAAGTAGTACCTTTCTTTTCTTCCTGGCAACCCTTTTTCTTATTAAGAACACCAAGTTATTATCTCTCTATTAACTCTTGCGAACTTTGCCATTAACGAAAGCAAACTACgagatagatatttaaatatataacccATTGGCTTGGACATTTCCTTTGTCTTGTATCATAGAGTTACCTTCTGTGATACACAGTCTGGTTACCTTCTGTTATACACAGTGGTTTGTAGCTTATGTGACATGCACACAGTCTGCAGTCAGTCGGTTTGATCATTGAGGATCCTTGAATTTGTTGGATGCCTTTTTCTACTGAAGAAGGACCATCTTATTCTTCTCTCCAGCCTTACGCACCAAAGTAATAACCTCGTATCCTACGATATCAACACACGATCCATCACCTAACTTTATCTTCAGTTTGGTGTTTATATTCAAACTCGAAAAGAACTCCTTGTTTTCCATCATGTGATTGGTGTTCCATTATCTAAATACCAAAAATTTGCATTGCCTTTGTCGATATCAAAATTCTTGGGAATTACCTTATCTTCATTTAAGAACACCACTTCGTGAACATAGAGAGCGTCAACCTCTTGTGTCTTGTTTAGGTTGGTTTCTTGATTCCTTGCTGACTTCTTGGGATAGATAATTGTATAGTGACGCAACTTGTCACATCTCCAACATATCACCTTCAAACGATCCTTCTTCGATTTTTTGTCTTCGGTGTGTGACATACACACAGTCTTCACTCGGTTTGATCATTGAGGATCCTCGAATTTGTTGGATGCCTTTTCTTACTAAAGAAGGACCATCATATTCTTCAGGTCGGATATATAGATTATGTCTTTGAGTGCTTTCTTCTCTCCAGTCTTTCATACGAAAGTAACAATCCCTTTCCTACGATATCAACATACGATCCATCACCAAATTTCACCTTTCCTTTGGTGTTTAGAttcaaactcaaaaaaaaactcattgttTCTCGTCATGTGATTGCTTGTTTCCCTTtgtctttgtctttgtctttgTCGATATCGATGGCGATGGGGGAAGAGGAAATTTTCAACTACTCAAATCTACTCATTAAAACATGATCAATCTATATATTCTCTTCTatcttttattcttttattgAAAAGAGTTTCATCTATGGTGGATTAATGGttaatttttctcttttctaaTCTACCATTACAATCTTCCGCTTTAGTCTCTATGATTATGATCGATGACAAGAAATTCAACTCAATTATGTTTAATCAAGTATCAAGTGGTAAGAAATTATCTTAACCGCTTTACTCTGGAAACAAATACCATGGAGACCACCATGGTATATCATCGTCATGAGTATGGAAGTGATGCAACCACAAAGgtatttaaagtttttgaagactacaattcaaaatatttatgggTGGTTCTTCACTGGAGATGCAATTTCCTTGTTGTATAGCAATGTGGTTAGCATCGTTGAATATTGTCAGTTccagtttcaattttttttttgagaaaatcaatagattgaattttttttcaaagaatATCTATAAATCCTATTTGGAATCTAGTCAATGTTatacaacaaataaatttttgaaaaagaatattgaatatcttcaaaaaaaaagataaccaaATGGTATTGCATTAAAAAAAGCAAGATGGATGCGATGAAAATTTCTTCAGATTTTAATCTTTGTATTTGTATTGTAATGtttttaatcttatttttttcaattgattgtatttctattattttctataatttcattgtaattttacattttatttaagtaaaatagttgtgagaaaaataataataataataaataaagcgAGATTAGCAACGGAAATACCATAAGTTTTTTTCGtcacaaaaaaaacatgtgCCTTAAACGATAACTGTTTTCATGTTCTTTTTTCATTACTTGTCATTTAAATTagaactatttttgaaatattaaatttaaattcttaatgtatctttatatataaagaatactTTCAATCTCTCCTGGTGGTGACAGCTCAGATTCCACGTCAGAAATAGGAAGTCTACAGCGTTGACACGTCGGATCCGCACCGTTTCACTAAAGCGTTGCTCTGTCCGAACGGGCTTCACGTGGGCTTCGTCACGCTCTAATCAAATGTTTTCTGTCGCGAGGCCCGTCCGCATACGTCTTCTACGGGGAACCCTAAACAGATGCTCCCTTCCTGTTCTTCGTTCGTCGCCTATCGCCGCAGCGGCTGTCTAGAACCTGTAACGGTTTTGCTTTCAATCACCTTAAATCGTCTTTAATTCACCAATAATGGAGTTTCAAGAGGATGTAGTCTCGAAGAATCTATGTAAGAAGCTTCGTTTGCGTCTTTACGCCTTCCTTTCTAATCCTTTGAAACGTTAATGGTTATTTATTCATGGTTGTCTAATCTCTGCAAGTTGGTCTCTCAGCACCTATAAAAGGTAAGCCATCTTTCCTTGAATATCATCCTCTCAATCCGTGATAACACCAAAGTTAATTTATTATGTGAGTGGCTAACTCATCAATCCTCTGCTTTAATGGATTCTCTAGCTGCAACACAAGAAGTTGCGATGAACGGAGTCCTCATCGGTTTGAATCAGCCCTAGGGACGACAGAGTCGCGGAGATCTTCGATTCCGTACCTCTCATTCCTCCTCTCGAGATCTCTCGCTCATCATGGtcactctctcttcttcttcttatgactTTAATAGGCTTTGAAATTGAACTTTGATATTGGATTGCGGATTGTGGAGTTTTTGTTTGTCTACGAAATGAAATTGTATTCTTGACCTTCTGAATATTGCTTGATTGTCTGTAAatcttattgttttgtctattctaacataaaaaaatttaggtctTGGATTGTTTTGGTTTAACCACAAGCGCAACATTTTTACTAGATCTTTTTGAGAGAAATTTAGTGTTTGCATCCATATGTGTTTTTGATGccaaaaagataatttttgtttacttatgtgTTTTTTAtgccaaaatataattttctgtCGTATGTCTGTGTTTAGTTAGAGGAGCATTACGTGGCTATGTGAGGAGATGGAGTTGAGATGAGGATGCTAGCTCTTACAGCTTTGGATGTTCTACGGTTCGTCAGATTTTTACAATTGATATaggtttttgtgtgtttgagtGAACTTTTGACGCTGAGGATATGCAAGAGTTCAATGTCTAGCATGCAGGACAGCAGATGACTTATTGCAATAAGCTGGCTAGACTTGATGGAGTTCCATACCGTGATTTCACTGGATAGgtctttggtttttttttttggaaaagaaaaaaaatgtagttTGCATTTTAGGGGTTAACATGTTAAACTCAAGCATCTTTCTTAGTTGTTGTTTGCCTTGCGCTGTTGGCAGGAGAGGATTTGACTATTCTCTATGGGTTCGAATGTAAGGATAATGTTTTAGACCAACACACAAAACCCACCGGGTCATATAAACGAACAGTGTCACTtaccaaataaccaaaaatttAGCAAAACACCCTTACAAAGCTGCAGCGCAACATAGCGTCCCAATAAAAGCCACCCTCAAGAACTGCATACTAACCTCCCTGCAACCCATGTTAGTCAGGATAGTTGTTTGCTTGAACTCTGACCTCACAGCAccttctgttttctttttatcagcACCTACAACAACTAAAACAATGGAATCAAAAGCAGAGCTTGAAGGTCATTTGTTTGAATCATCAACCTTAAACTGTTGCTATTAAACCAATATAAACCCAGTAAGGACTAcattattactttttaaaaattagaaatcaCCCAACAATTATGTTGTCAACGCTTAAAACACATTTATATTAAAAGGAACCGTCAAattcctttaaaaaaataataatttcagtCCACTATGGAAACCATGGTATACTTCTTATTGAACCAAATGACGTGTCGAAGTGTCGAACCCGGACATGGAACCATGACCATGGgtaacaaaaactcaaaatacatGTGTTAATAACGAAGCCATTACACAATCCACACATCACATATCAAACATACAATAGTACAAGCTTCTGTTGGGGCGTTAGAATAGcgcaaagaaacaaaaaaaaaagaagattttgaACAACCTAGCCATAACAAAATACCGCTTGCAATCGTTTTTAAATTGTGCTTTAAGGTTTTAAGCAACAAATGCCACTGACCGACAAATAAACAACAGACCTGGGAAACTGTGAGCTTACCACGTCTCTCAATTTTCTCAACACCAGTTTCAAGGTCATAGAAAGTATAGACCAGTTTCAATTTTCTTTAATATGATGCATttgtaaaataaacaaaagagtttttttggttgaataaatttaaaattcaattcatGAAAAGGAAAAATTCATGAAAAGGAAAAATTTCTCAACACCTCATAACCCGTGCAATATGAATAACACAGTGTGTTGACCCCGCACGTTGCAGCCCACGACCGCAGTCAGAAGTGCCGAAAATCCTACACTCCACTGATTTAGGTGGAGATATTATGGTGCGTAGACTGCCAACTAAAAGTTTGATTATGGAATATGTGACATGTTCCGATCTCCCAACGACGACAATGGCTGCATGTGACTTAGATTCCATCTGAAATAACAAATAGAAGTTCCACATGTAGGCTTATGTCAAAGCTTATGATCTCCTTATTTCTCACACAAATGAGGAACTACAACAATGAGGCTGTAAAAAGGGAGGACTAACCCGCCTAGATTCTAAATACATGGATCATTAAACATCATTTTAGAGAATGTAACCACCAAACTTCACAGTTCATGTTATTGCCACAAAGAAATCTTTAAAGACGTCCGGATGACCAAGGTTAGAGCTACACATTTTTATATACCCGAGTCTGTTTGCAGTGAATAATTGTCGTAATTTTCATTGCATATTTGATATTGGGACGACTCATTTCTCTCAGTGAACGGAGAGACACAGCGTAAGCGTCGAAGTGGACAAGTTCTTCTGTAATCCcgatcttatttttaaaattttaataacagtTTAATCTCAGGACATACAGTCATTTAGTTGGTGACCTTATTACACTTACTCAAAACATCGTCTACGGATACTCGCATTGTATCGTTTATATAGTCTATCCTCTGATTTGGGTTTATGtgcttcaaatattttttaaatgaaaatactcaaataacactaatatataggtttataaaatatatatgtttacataCACGCATAAATATAGTAGCAATTTTTCAGAACAGAAAACTAATCTGCACACatataatatagatagatacatatataattaaacaatTCATTCCAAcgaaacaattaaaattaaattatttcatacggagaagaaaaaaaaaacatagtatcCGTTCCTTTGTCATTACCATTGAAACACTATTTAATTTGTACAACTGAAGCAATAGTTGCTATTATTGTCCAGACATCCATAATCCTAAATTTAGTATATCTACTAACTACTTAACAACGTATAACAAAACTCGGACAAACCATCAAACTCCCATGCATTCCTCCCtccaacagcaaaaaaaaaaaccatgagaCATATGAACAACCAAGGTTTAATATACTAATACTTTAGTTTCAAAGATCATTTTATAATCTAcaacccgcccgtagggcgggccgatcctagtatatatatataggtaggatattttagtcatttaaCTTAAGAAAATgtgtaattttcaaataaataaaatagagtGCAATTCTCAGAACAAAATCTCTttgcatagttttttttttcaaaatttccctTAATTAAATGGCACGCAACTCCGTGAGATTGATGTCATGTATAAACGTCGTAAAGATTTAAGACATGAAAAAAATACTGAGGCTTATATTATACGAAGAAACCAACCAAATATACAATAGTGATAAGAAATCTACGAAAATAAATAATGATATGATCACTAATCTCGAATGACTAAACAATGTAGAAATAAATAACGAGAAAATGCGACTAAATTAATCCTCCGGATCCTCCTCAGTTTCCATTTCAATGCCCTGTTGGAAACTCGCATTTCCCGTACTCTACAAACACGAAaagcaagaacaaaacaaattaattttaatttatatttctgtTTGTACGTCAAAATGTAATTATACCTGTATATAACTAAAATCTAATAGtggaaaatttatcaaaattagcATATGTTGTTGAACTATCCCAACGTCCAAAACTATTATCTAACCTTATCCAACTACCTTACCCATTTCTTCACGAATTTcacgaaaaatatataaaagttccgataaaaaataaaagtgagaaaatatatatacgtCAACCTAAGTATTAATTAcgagaaattaaaaattaattaatgataatTTTCTAGAGAAAAGGATATAGAGTACGTACTAGGAGGCTGCGAGACCACGTACGCTGCACCACCAAAATCACACGTGCCAACACCACGTGCGTTCTTCTGATAGTAACTGTTGAACGCATAAGAAGCGTGTGCCTCTAACGATTCCGGATCGTAACACGTGGCACCCTTTTGAATCGGACGGCAATCAGCGCCTCCTTCCCCGCAAGCGTAGTCGAGACCTTCCTGAAGCTTCTCCTTCGACGTTTTTCCATTCGCCACACACCACGTCTGTCCCACGTGCGAGGGCGACTTAACCGGAACCTTCTCTTTGCTATCGTTAACCGGCATCGACTTAGCGGAGAACGGAACGTCGTACACTTTGTTCTCGTTGGGGTAAAACAACCCGTAGTTTCTCTCGGACGTGGGCCCCGTTTTCTGGTTCTCGTTAAACAGAGCGAAGAGATAGACGTTAAGCGGCTCTTTAGGCTTTAACGGCGTTCCGTTTCCCGTCAACACTCTCTTCACTAACCCGCCGTTATAAGCAGCCGCGTTAGCCGAACCGGCGCCGATCTCGTTCTCGTCTCCGGCGGAAGGCCAGCCCGTCTCCGTCACCACGACCTTGACGTCGTTGAATCCCACGGCGGACATAGCTGCGAAAACGGCGTCGATCTGCGCGTCCAAGAGATTCTCGTACTTCAAACCGTTGCCGGAATCTACATTTCCGGCGTTCTCTTTAAACAGCGCGTACTCCAACGAGATCTTATCGGCGTTAGCCGCGTAGGCGAAGAAGGGATAAGCATTCACCATAAGATGCGACGACGTTTTGCGTAAAAAATCAAGCATCGGTTTAATCACCGGTTCGATTAAATCCGGTTTAAACGAACCGGCTGAGGGCGGATACGAATTCGCCAACGCGCTCAAAGCAAGCGGCGACGAGATCTTGATCGCTCCGTCGAGGCTAAACTTAGCGAGAGAGCTCTGAACGTTCTTCATCGCCGGAACGAGATACGCCGTCGTGTTTCCAGGATCGACGAACACTTCGTTTCCGACGGCGATTGCTTCGATATCAGTCGCCGGCGTGTATTTCTTAACGTTGTCCTGGACCCAGGCGTCGGTGTAGCTCTGATCCGCGGCGGCGGCGGAGAGATTCTCGTTGGGGAGGGAGACGACGACTTTGATGCCGGAGTTTGCAAGCGCGGTGAGTACGGATGAGTCAGTGTCATAGAGCTTGACGCGGTTGATCCCTTGGGATTTGAGAAGCTCAACCACCTTCTCCGGCGCCGGGAGATTGTTCGCGATGCGGCCGTAGTTTACTCCGATCATTCCAGAATCTGTAAAGAAACAAAGATTAATATTAAACCAGAACTAAACCGACATTTACAATTCTATTAACCACTGGTTTAGTCTAATAACAAACGAAGATAGTCAGTCAGAATGCAACAAGTGGAATTCTAAGTGCAACAGATACATTCATAACGAGagattatgaaaatttacctgCATGGGTGAAGGGCATGACTGAGAATGATGAGAGCATTAGCAGcgaaagaacaaagagagacaTTGTTGCAGAGATTGAGAGAAATGTTTGTTTCGGGATGAGCTAGAGCTGTTGTTTATTATATAGTGGATGAGAAGAGGAAGATGGAGGGAGTGGGTGGGACCCACGTGAGATATGGGGTCGGTCTCTTGTTTTTTACTAACTGTTTTCAACTCGTTCACTCAATGACGTCTGaa is a genomic window of Brassica napus cultivar Da-Ae chromosome A2, Da-Ae, whole genome shotgun sequence containing:
- the LOC106389915 gene encoding GTP-binding nuclear protein Ran-3, coding for MALPNQQTVDYPSFKLVIVGDGGTGKTTFVKRHLTGEFEKKYEPTIGVEVHPLDFFTNCGKIRFYCWDTAGQEKFGGLRDGYYIHGQCAVIMFDVTARLTYKNVPTWHRDLCRVCENIPIVLCGNKVDVKNRQVKAKQVTFHRKKNLQYYEISAKSNYNFEKPFLYLARKLAGDPNLHFVESPALAPPEVQIDMAAQQQHEAELAAAASQPLPDDDDDTFE
- the LOC106389932 gene encoding glucan endo-1,3-beta-glucosidase 13-like, yielding MSLFVLSLLMLSSFSVMPFTHADSGMIGVNYGRIANNLPAPEKVVELLKSQGINRVKLYDTDSSVLTALANSGIKVVVSLPNENLSAAAADQSYTDAWVQDNVKKYTPATDIEAIAVGNEVFVDPGNTTAYLVPAMKNVQSSLAKFSLDGAIKISSPLALSALANSYPPSAGSFKPDLIEPVIKPMLDFLRKTSSHLMVNAYPFFAYAANADKISLEYALFKENAGNVDSGNGLKYENLLDAQIDAVFAAMSAVGFNDVKVVVTETGWPSAGDENEIGAGSANAAAYNGGLVKRVLTGNGTPLKPKEPLNVYLFALFNENQKTGPTSERNYGLFYPNENKVYDVPFSAKSMPVNDSKEKVPVKSPSHVGQTWCVANGKTSKEKLQEGLDYACGEGGADCRPIQKGATCYDPESLEAHASYAFNSYYQKNARGVGTCDFGGAAYVVSQPPKYGKCEFPTGH